A part of Isachenkonia alkalipeptolytica genomic DNA contains:
- a CDS encoding 1-deoxy-D-xylulose-5-phosphate reductoisomerase: MKNLGILGSTGSIGEQTLEVVRKNPGDYRVSALAVMGNISRLKEQIQEFQPKLVAVFDPDRGKLLKEEIIKLKARGPRTKTPEDNPNYPLFRVKVLVGLEGLVAIATSGEVDLLVNSVVGSAGLVPTVKAIDAGKNIALANKETLVVAGELVMQKAREKGIQITPIDSEHSAVFQCLQGEKKESLEKIILTASGGPFRTWKKEEIEKATYRQALKHPNWAMGRKISIDSATMMNKGLEVIEARWLFDVPQEKIETLVHPESIIHSMVEYVDSSVIAELGVPDMKVPIQYALSYPERIKGDYEKLSLSKIRNLSFEEPDTRRFPCLKLAYEALEAGGTMPAVLNGANEVLVEAYLQEKITFYDIPKYIKMAMEAHTPFEYTTLEEILEVDRWVRDYVSNTLL, translated from the coding sequence ATGAAAAACCTAGGTATTTTAGGGTCTACAGGATCCATCGGCGAACAAACCCTGGAAGTGGTTCGAAAAAACCCCGGGGATTACCGTGTATCGGCCCTGGCGGTTATGGGAAATATCAGCCGTTTAAAGGAACAGATTCAGGAATTTCAGCCGAAGTTGGTGGCCGTCTTTGACCCGGATAGAGGGAAGTTGTTAAAAGAGGAGATTATTAAGCTGAAGGCCCGGGGGCCGAGAACGAAAACACCGGAGGACAATCCGAATTATCCTCTTTTCCGTGTGAAAGTCTTAGTGGGCCTCGAAGGCCTCGTTGCCATTGCCACCTCGGGAGAAGTGGATTTACTGGTAAACTCTGTGGTGGGCAGTGCAGGTCTGGTACCTACCGTAAAAGCCATCGACGCCGGAAAAAACATTGCCCTGGCCAATAAGGAAACCCTGGTGGTAGCCGGGGAACTGGTGATGCAAAAAGCCAGAGAAAAAGGGATTCAAATCACTCCCATCGACAGTGAGCACTCCGCAGTATTCCAGTGTTTACAGGGAGAGAAAAAAGAAAGTTTGGAAAAGATCATTCTAACCGCTTCCGGAGGCCCCTTTCGCACCTGGAAGAAGGAAGAAATTGAAAAAGCCACCTATCGTCAGGCGCTGAAGCATCCTAACTGGGCTATGGGACGAAAGATTTCCATCGATTCCGCAACCATGATGAATAAAGGCTTGGAAGTCATTGAAGCCCGCTGGCTTTTCGATGTGCCCCAAGAAAAAATCGAAACCTTGGTGCATCCCGAAAGCATTATCCATTCCATGGTGGAATATGTGGACAGTTCCGTGATTGCGGAGCTGGGGGTGCCGGATATGAAGGTGCCGATCCAGTATGCCCTTTCCTACCCGGAAAGAATCAAAGGGGACTATGAAAAACTAAGTCTCAGCAAAATTAGAAACCTCTCCTTTGAAGAACCGGATACCCGGCGTTTTCCCTGCCTGAAACTGGCCTATGAGGCCCTGGAAGCGGGAGGCACCATGCCGGCGGTACTGAATGGTGCCAACGAGGTATTGGTAGAGGCCTATTTACAGGAAAAAATCACCTTTTATGATATACCGAAATATATTAAGATGGCCATGGAGGCTCATACGCCCTTTGAGTACACCACTTTGGAGGAAATCCTGGAAGTGGACCGTTGGGTACGTGATTACGTAAGCAACACCCTATTGTAA
- a CDS encoding phosphatidate cytidylyltransferase — MITRIISAVIGIPILIGIITLGGAPLMAALGLVMILGLREFYQALSKKGFQPVDGIGYAFTVFLVFSLFLGQDWATQGIYGAFLLTALTLLLNEKYTVQDGMLTLYGILYIPILMSYIIRVDLLESPAHIIWLVFIIAFATDTFAYFTGRFLGKHKLCPRVSPKKTIEGSIGGLVGTVAACGVFAYFIFPQGIFSFMILGALGSAVAQMGDLSASMVKRWTGIKDFGKIMPGHGGVLDRFDSIIFAAPLVYYYITMVVG, encoded by the coding sequence ATGATTACTCGGATAATTAGTGCAGTTATTGGAATACCCATACTCATTGGGATAATAACCCTGGGAGGCGCTCCGTTGATGGCGGCCCTGGGCCTGGTGATGATTTTAGGACTTCGGGAGTTTTATCAGGCCCTTTCTAAAAAAGGCTTTCAGCCCGTGGACGGAATCGGTTATGCCTTTACCGTTTTTTTGGTGTTCAGTTTGTTCCTTGGACAGGATTGGGCCACCCAGGGAATTTACGGTGCCTTCCTTCTGACGGCCTTAACATTGCTGTTGAACGAAAAGTATACGGTACAGGACGGGATGTTGACCCTGTACGGCATTCTTTATATTCCAATACTGATGAGCTATATTATTCGGGTGGATCTTTTGGAAAGTCCCGCCCATATCATCTGGCTGGTATTTATTATTGCCTTTGCCACGGACACTTTCGCTTATTTTACCGGCCGATTCCTGGGAAAACATAAACTCTGTCCCCGGGTAAGTCCGAAAAAAACCATTGAGGGCTCCATCGGAGGACTTGTGGGAACCGTGGCGGCCTGCGGGGTATTCGCCTATTTTATTTTCCCTCAGGGGATTTTCTCTTTCATGATCCTGGGCGCCTTGGGATCGGCGGTGGCCCAGATGGGAGACCTCAGCGCTTCTATGGTAAAGCGGTGGACAGGAATAAAGGATTTCGGGAAGATTATGCCCGGCCACGGCGGGGTGCTGGACCGCTTTGACAGTATTATCTTTGCCGCCCCCCTGGTTTATTATTACATAACCATGGTTGTAGGATAG